A DNA window from Argopecten irradians isolate NY chromosome 10, Ai_NY, whole genome shotgun sequence contains the following coding sequences:
- the LOC138332778 gene encoding E3 ubiquitin-protein ligase MARCHF1-like, producing the protein MESPQRRNNEGGPVQNLSRALNESYLMACGLGEEGDSSNDQGYTYGGQRCRIGDNCTYGGNDVPHVYTNPLASDGSSCSPDSYIEEGNSLAVAQTSRWVQQTRESQNKSRLSRVISVDIADRSLPAPADISDGVMLCRICHDDDSEQPLISPCFCSGSMGMLHMACLEQWLGASDTTKCEICKFEFSINKRPRSCKWFLTNKKLGRDRRLLLADMCCCLWYAPSTIATTLSCLIGATHFTADNKNWEATSLILLATVNVCFFVLWLGLAFRRNLRICNKWKKTHQVIRIKYSPPPKKDKSNPSLSPSVCRTSVGIPPETPPNKEMEERKRITGTPYGSPWPRRQSKMRGTSTPLVTNDYTKLEDSPHLPEQTPVSFLRGHIMRSWGLNSSDSSLSFHDNDVTAVRREHTDHECRDEFSWLSIVPHKEVTSGNQ; encoded by the exons ATGGAGTCGCCCCAGAGACGTAACAATGAAGGTGGACCTGTACAGAATCTGAGCCGTGCCCTCAACGAGTCCTACTTAATGGCCTGTGGTCTAGGGGAGGAGGGCGACTCGTCAAATGATCAG GGCTATACATATGGCGGACAACGTTGTAGGATTGGTGACAATTGTACTTACGGTGGAAATGACGTTCCTCATGTCTATACGAATCCTTTGGCCTCTGATGGAAGCAGTTGTTCCCCCGACAGTTACATAGAGGAAGGGAACAGCCTAGCTGTTGCCCAGACTTCGCGCTGGGTCCAGCAGACTCGCGAGAGCCAGAACAAGTCTAGATTGTCCAGGGTGATCAGTGTGGACATTGCTGACCGGTCACTTCCGGCTCCTGCAGACATTAG TGATGGCGTGATGTTGTGTCGGATTTGTCACGATGACGATTCGGAACAACCTTTGATCTCTCCCTGCTTCTGTTCGGGATCCATGGGCATGTTACATATGGCCTGCTTGGAACAATGGCTGGGTGCTTCCGATACTACCAAATGTGAAATCTGCAAGTTCGAATTCTCAATCAACAAAAGACCTAGGTCATGTAAATGG TTCCTGACCAATAAGAAGCTGGGTAGAGACCGCCGGTTATTATTAGCTGACATGTGTTGTTGTCTGTGGTACGCTCCCTCCACCATCGCCACCACCTTGTCCTGTCTGATCGGAGCAACACACTTCACAGCCGACAATAAAAACTGGGAGGCCACCAGCCTCATCCTTCTGGCTACTGTCAATGTCTGCTTCTTTGTGCTGTGGCTCGGG CTTGCCTTTCGGAGAAATTTAAGGATTTGCAACAAGTGGAAAAAGACTCACCAAGTCATTCGTATAAAATACAGCCCTCCGCCAAAGAAGGACAAAAGCAATCCATCTCTATCGCCTTCCGTCTGTAGGACATCAGTTGGCATTCCACCGGAAACACCACCTAACAAGGAAATGGAAGAACGCAAGCGCATCACAGGGACACCGTACGGGTCGCCATGGCCACGGCGTCAGTCAAAAATGCGCGGGACGTCGACCCCACTCGTTACCAATGACTACACGAAGTTGGAAGACAGTCCACACCTGCCCGAACAAACTCCGGTCAGCTTTCTTCGTGGCCATATTATGCGAAGTTGGGGATTGAATTCGAGTGATTCATCTCTGTCTTTCcatgataatgacgtcacagcGGTCAGACGGGAACACACAGACCACGAATGTCGAGATGAGTTCTCTTGGCTGTCCATCGTACCACACAAGGAAGTGACGTCAGGTAATCAGTAA